A genomic window from Prochlorococcus sp. RS04 includes:
- a CDS encoding thylakoid membrane photosystem I accumulation factor, whose protein sequence is MKIIQWILIALIFLSPYKANASRDSDSYDGNIFPIYAGNGAIVPPQTTLQESLKNKRVAVLFFYLDDSSDSKAMAPIISGLDLIWRNNIDIIALTTDELQDKEKSDLRNEPNYYWNGLIPQTVILNSDGEVKFDENGMINIDELNKVIGELKGINIEDTTFSVESFNEYNSIISEKKDKNKN, encoded by the coding sequence ATGAAAATAATTCAATGGATCCTAATAGCATTAATTTTCTTAAGTCCATATAAAGCAAATGCATCTAGAGATTCTGATAGTTACGATGGCAACATCTTTCCTATATACGCGGGAAATGGGGCAATAGTTCCTCCCCAGACAACTCTTCAGGAATCATTAAAAAATAAAAGAGTAGCAGTTTTATTTTTTTATCTTGACGATAGCTCAGATAGTAAAGCTATGGCTCCGATAATATCTGGTTTAGATTTGATATGGAGAAATAATATAGATATAATTGCTCTAACTACTGATGAATTACAGGATAAAGAAAAGTCTGATCTTAGAAATGAACCTAATTATTATTGGAACGGATTAATTCCACAAACCGTGATTTTAAATAGCGATGGTGAAGTTAAATTTGATGAAAATGGAATGATTAATATCGATGAATTAAACAAAGTTATAGGAGAACTAAAAGGAATTAATATAGAAGATACGACATTTTCTGTAGAGAGTTTTAATGAATACAACAGTATCATTTCTGAAAAAAAAGATAAAAACAAAAATTAA
- the ruvX gene encoding Holliday junction resolvase RuvX, which yields MKFCKPQPKSILSLDIGTKRIGLAYCDPLCITSNILPAVKRFENNQEIKIIRNYINEFNLTGFIVGIPLDEKGQMTTQAIDCKNYGKLLSNELKLPFSYVNEHSSTWESSERFGIKKDKSGLIDSFSAKIILEQWIEEGPELEEIAGKRQIKY from the coding sequence GTGAAATTTTGCAAACCCCAACCCAAGTCAATTTTGAGTTTGGATATAGGTACCAAAAGAATAGGATTAGCTTATTGTGATCCCCTCTGCATAACATCAAATATACTTCCAGCAGTGAAACGATTTGAAAATAATCAAGAGATTAAAATCATTAGAAATTATATAAATGAATTTAATTTGACTGGTTTTATCGTGGGTATACCGCTAGATGAGAAAGGTCAAATGACCACTCAAGCTATTGACTGTAAAAATTACGGTAAATTACTTTCAAATGAATTAAAGCTTCCATTTTCTTATGTCAACGAACATAGTTCAACTTGGGAATCTTCAGAAAGATTTGGTATAAAAAAAGATAAATCCGGATTGATTGATAGTTTTTCAGCAAAAATAATACTTGAACAATGGATCGAAGAAGGTCCTGAATTAGAAGAAATAGCTGGTAAACGTCAGATAAAATATTAG
- a CDS encoding DUF3727 domain-containing protein, whose protein sequence is MKEANSNDNYDAQTLLLNDSNGNELFCYLEQLVSVEGQEYALLTPVDTPVSLFKINEKDEPELIEKIDKNEQILKNAEAVLQEHDLRLIRSAVTLTVSGELEEPIYDELEEDYVDDDSESYELLVNFNLFDQEYGLYIPLDPFFIVGKLKDNGALLVEDDEFDKIQPLIETELEKSSS, encoded by the coding sequence ATGAAAGAAGCCAATTCAAATGATAATTATGATGCACAGACTCTTTTATTAAATGACTCAAATGGAAACGAGCTATTTTGTTATCTTGAACAATTAGTAAGTGTTGAAGGCCAAGAATATGCTTTATTAACCCCAGTTGATACTCCAGTAAGTCTTTTTAAGATAAATGAAAAAGATGAACCTGAACTGATTGAGAAAATAGATAAAAATGAACAAATACTAAAAAATGCTGAAGCAGTCCTTCAAGAACATGATTTAAGACTTATCAGGTCAGCAGTTACATTAACAGTATCAGGAGAACTTGAAGAACCAATTTACGATGAATTAGAAGAAGATTACGTCGATGATGATAGTGAGAGTTATGAATTGCTCGTTAACTTTAATCTTTTTGACCAAGAATATGGCTTATATATACCACTAGATCCTTTTTTTATTGTTGGTAAATTAAAAGACAATGGTGCCTTATTAGTTGAGGATGATGAGTTCGATAAAATTCAACCTTTGATTGAAACTGAGCTTGAAAAAAGTAGTTCTTAA
- a CDS encoding YqeG family HAD IIIA-type phosphatase — MRSILNVNWDSNLPIYNISQSELQKKGINSLLLDVDGTLVNRKSNMIPKAVKNWIIESKKLFSLYLISNNPSKKRIEKIAKELNLRYKYNASKPRKKVTLSAIKEIGREPKNIAIIGDRIFTDIIVGNRCNIKTILVKRLNRDGLPIKFNLTLTIEKLISHFIK, encoded by the coding sequence ATGAGATCTATCCTAAATGTCAATTGGGATTCAAACTTACCAATATATAATATTTCTCAATCTGAGTTGCAAAAAAAAGGAATTAATTCTTTATTGCTAGACGTGGATGGGACTCTAGTAAATAGAAAATCAAATATGATCCCAAAAGCTGTAAAAAATTGGATCATAGAATCTAAAAAACTTTTCTCCTTATATCTAATAAGTAATAATCCATCAAAAAAAAGAATCGAAAAAATAGCGAAAGAATTAAATTTAAGGTATAAATACAATGCATCAAAACCTAGAAAAAAAGTAACTTTGTCTGCTATCAAAGAAATTGGCAGAGAGCCAAAAAATATAGCCATTATTGGCGACAGAATTTTTACAGATATTATTGTTGGTAATAGATGTAATATAAAAACAATATTAGTTAAGAGATTAAATAGAGATGGCCTGCCTATAAAATTTAATTTAACTTTGACAATAGAAAAATTAATTTCTCATTTTATAAAATGA
- the proB gene encoding glutamate 5-kinase, whose protein sequence is MKTWVIKIGTSILRGTEETSTEEVIENLSRSFTSFLSKGNKLILVTSGAVGLGCQKLNIKTRPNDLSTLQATAAVGQVNLMSLYDKVFNKLGLNIAQILITKADFNSRESFNNASKTLKRLIDLNVIPIVNENDTVANEELKYGDNDTLSALVALAINANKLILLTDIENLYSKDPRNNKDAQPIKEVHNSELKEIKDKNILNSNNEWGTGGISTKLISAEIATKGGVEVQLVDGTNKKNLIEIFNDNKIGTLFYPVEKPIGNKKSWLSHAIQTVGKITLDEGASFAIKKKGASLLAVGVKNVEGNFTINQAVKIVNTNDKEVAKGLVSISSDKLRSILNNKENNNSSIIVVHRDVLALS, encoded by the coding sequence ATGAAAACTTGGGTTATAAAAATTGGTACTAGTATTTTAAGAGGAACAGAGGAAACATCTACAGAAGAAGTTATTGAAAACCTTTCTAGATCCTTTACAAGTTTTCTTTCAAAAGGAAACAAGTTAATTTTAGTAACTAGTGGAGCCGTTGGATTAGGCTGCCAAAAGTTAAATATTAAAACAAGACCAAATGATTTAAGTACACTTCAAGCTACTGCTGCAGTAGGTCAAGTTAATTTAATGTCCTTATACGATAAAGTATTTAATAAATTAGGTCTTAATATTGCTCAAATTTTAATAACTAAAGCTGATTTCAATTCACGAGAATCCTTTAATAACGCTTCTAAAACTTTAAAAAGATTAATCGATTTGAATGTTATTCCAATAGTAAATGAAAATGATACCGTAGCAAATGAAGAGCTTAAATATGGAGATAATGATACCCTCTCTGCTTTAGTTGCCTTGGCTATAAATGCTAACAAGCTTATTTTATTAACCGATATTGAAAATCTATACTCAAAAGATCCACGTAATAATAAAGATGCGCAACCTATTAAAGAAGTTCATAATAGTGAATTAAAGGAAATTAAAGATAAAAATATTCTAAACTCAAATAATGAGTGGGGAACAGGAGGAATTTCTACAAAATTAATTTCTGCAGAAATTGCAACAAAAGGAGGAGTCGAAGTCCAACTAGTTGATGGAACTAATAAAAAAAACTTAATTGAAATATTTAATGATAATAAAATTGGAACTTTATTTTATCCAGTAGAAAAACCTATTGGAAACAAAAAAAGTTGGCTTTCACACGCAATTCAAACAGTAGGGAAAATTACTTTAGATGAAGGCGCTTCTTTTGCAATTAAAAAAAAAGGTGCCTCACTTTTAGCGGTTGGTGTTAAGAATGTAGAAGGAAACTTTACGATTAATCAGGCAGTTAAAATCGTAAATACAAATGATAAAGAAGTTGCAAAAGGTTTAGTATCAATAAGTAGCGACAAATTAAGAAGTATCTTAAATAATAAAGAAAATAACAACTCCTCGATAATTGTCGTTCATAGAGATGTTCTTGCTCTCTCTTAG
- the lpxD gene encoding UDP-3-O-(3-hydroxymyristoyl)glucosamine N-acyltransferase, whose protein sequence is MLLSDLVDLIKKGNSNFISANIFEDLNIDDAASLEAAVKHQISFLEENNILKEKLDQTKASAIITTNNDEIVSALKKLNISNIIVKNPRIAFAEVLDYLYKTINFKPGIHDSAVIDKTAIIGADCHIGPNVYIGENTVIGDNNHILPGSSILGNVQIGNNNIIHPNCVIYENTTLKNNCVINSNSVIGSEGFGFIPENGKWVKMPQKGGVKIMSFVEIGTNCCIDRPAVGFTFIDEGTKLDNLIQIGHGVKIGKNCAFAAQVGIAGGANIGDGVILAGQVGVNNRVKVGNNVIASSKCGIHCDIEDGKVISGFPAMENKSWLRSSSIFKKLPELAKKLRQLDKQ, encoded by the coding sequence ATGCTTTTAAGTGATTTAGTTGATCTAATAAAAAAAGGAAATTCAAATTTTATTAGTGCCAATATTTTCGAAGATTTAAATATAGATGATGCTGCCTCATTAGAGGCTGCAGTTAAACATCAAATATCTTTTTTAGAAGAAAATAATATACTTAAAGAAAAATTAGATCAAACTAAAGCATCAGCAATAATAACTACTAACAACGATGAAATCGTTAGTGCCCTAAAAAAACTCAATATATCTAACATAATCGTTAAAAATCCAAGAATTGCATTTGCAGAAGTATTGGATTATTTATATAAAACTATCAATTTCAAACCAGGAATTCATGACTCAGCAGTTATAGATAAAACAGCAATAATTGGAGCAGATTGCCATATTGGACCTAATGTCTATATTGGGGAAAATACAGTAATTGGAGACAATAATCATATTCTTCCTGGATCATCAATTTTAGGCAATGTTCAAATAGGAAATAATAATATAATTCATCCAAATTGTGTTATTTACGAAAATACCACTCTAAAAAATAATTGTGTAATTAATTCAAATTCTGTTATTGGATCAGAGGGATTTGGTTTTATTCCTGAAAATGGCAAATGGGTAAAGATGCCGCAAAAAGGTGGTGTAAAAATAATGAGTTTTGTAGAAATTGGAACTAATTGTTGTATTGATAGACCCGCAGTTGGATTTACTTTTATTGATGAGGGAACAAAGTTGGATAATTTAATACAAATAGGTCATGGCGTAAAAATTGGAAAGAATTGTGCATTTGCAGCTCAAGTTGGTATCGCTGGAGGCGCAAATATTGGAGATGGTGTTATTTTGGCAGGGCAAGTAGGAGTCAATAATAGAGTAAAAGTTGGTAATAATGTCATTGCGAGTTCAAAATGCGGAATCCATTGTGACATTGAAGATGGCAAGGTAATAAGTGGTTTCCCCGCGATGGAAAATAAATCATGGCTAAGGAGTTCAAGTATATTTAAAAAATTACCAGAATTAGCAAAAAAACTTAGACAATTAGACAAGCAATAA
- the leuB gene encoding 3-isopropylmalate dehydrogenase codes for MKKYKIVLLSGDGIGPEISEVSKKVLKKLSKNHNFDIEIIEKLFGGIAYEKYGTPAPDETLEQCKKSDAVLLACVGDIKYDSLARELRPESGLLKLRSALNLFANIRPVKIRKSLLDASTLKKEIVEHVDLIVVRELIGGIYFGKPRGHITNTKIPKAFNTMIYDSTEIERITEIAIKIANQRNKKICSVDKSNVLEVSQLWRDTVLNITSKDKNISLSNMYVDNAAMQLVRDPSQFDVILTSNLFGDILSDLAAMLTGSIGMLPSASLNNNGPGVFEPVHGSAPDIAGKNIANPIAMLLSASMMLKIGLNEEEAAENLETAIDKVLSKGFRTADLADGSTEVLSCSEIGDKIMDEI; via the coding sequence ATGAAGAAATATAAGATTGTTTTATTGTCAGGAGATGGAATTGGACCAGAGATTTCAGAAGTTTCAAAAAAAGTTTTAAAAAAGCTTTCAAAAAATCATAATTTCGATATTGAGATTATTGAAAAATTATTTGGAGGGATAGCGTATGAAAAATATGGTACTCCTGCTCCAGATGAGACACTAGAACAATGTAAAAAAAGTGACGCAGTACTTTTAGCATGTGTTGGAGATATTAAATATGATTCTCTTGCAAGAGAATTAAGGCCAGAAAGTGGGTTACTAAAGTTAAGATCTGCCCTAAACCTTTTCGCAAATATCAGGCCTGTCAAAATAAGAAAATCTCTATTAGATGCAAGTACATTAAAAAAAGAAATCGTTGAGCATGTAGATCTTATTGTTGTAAGAGAATTAATAGGAGGAATTTATTTTGGGAAACCAAGAGGACACATAACAAATACAAAAATCCCAAAAGCTTTCAATACGATGATCTATGATTCAACTGAAATAGAAAGAATAACCGAAATAGCAATAAAAATTGCTAACCAAAGAAATAAAAAAATATGTTCTGTTGATAAATCAAACGTTCTTGAGGTTAGTCAATTGTGGAGAGATACAGTTTTAAATATCACCTCAAAAGATAAAAATATATCCCTAAGCAATATGTATGTTGATAATGCAGCAATGCAATTAGTTAGAGATCCTAGTCAATTTGATGTGATTTTAACTAGTAATTTATTTGGAGATATATTAAGCGATTTAGCCGCAATGTTAACTGGTTCTATTGGTATGCTTCCATCTGCTTCTTTAAACAATAATGGCCCAGGCGTTTTTGAACCTGTTCATGGTTCGGCTCCTGATATAGCTGGTAAAAACATAGCTAATCCTATTGCAATGCTTTTATCTGCTTCCATGATGTTAAAAATTGGATTAAATGAAGAAGAAGCTGCAGAAAATTTAGAAACTGCCATTGATAAAGTTTTATCAAAAGGATTTAGAACAGCAGATTTAGCTGATGGGTCTACTGAAGTTTTATCTTGCAGTGAAATCGGAGATAAAATAATGGATGAAATTTAA
- a CDS encoding phosphoribulokinase yields MSKRHPVVAVTGSSGAGTSTVKRAFEHIFAREDIVPAVVEGDSYHRFERMPMKKAMADALSKGENFSHFGPEANLFDKLEELFKIYGETGGGKKRYYLHSLEEAEEHNTRLGTSLEPGQFTPWEDIPEGTDVLFYEGLHGGVEGDGYNVASYADLLVGVVPITNLEWIQKIHRDNAERGYSAETIVDTILRRMPDYINHICPQFSKTDINFQRIPTIDTSNPFICRNIPTPDESFVIIHFRKGAREKWGIDFQYLLGMINDSFMSSPTSIVVNGGKMGFAMELILTPIIHKMIEEKNK; encoded by the coding sequence ATGTCAAAACGTCATCCAGTAGTTGCTGTAACAGGATCTTCAGGAGCAGGAACAAGTACAGTAAAAAGAGCCTTTGAGCATATTTTTGCCAGAGAAGATATTGTTCCCGCAGTTGTTGAAGGTGATAGTTACCACAGATTTGAAAGAATGCCTATGAAAAAAGCTATGGCAGACGCTCTTTCAAAAGGTGAAAATTTCTCACATTTTGGTCCAGAGGCTAATCTTTTTGACAAGCTAGAAGAACTTTTTAAAATCTATGGTGAAACTGGAGGAGGAAAGAAAAGATATTATCTACATAGTCTTGAAGAAGCAGAAGAACATAATACAAGACTTGGGACATCCCTAGAACCTGGACAATTTACTCCATGGGAAGATATTCCTGAGGGAACAGATGTACTTTTTTATGAAGGTTTGCATGGCGGGGTAGAAGGTGATGGATACAATGTTGCCTCTTATGCTGATCTACTTGTTGGAGTTGTTCCGATAACAAATTTAGAGTGGATTCAAAAAATCCATAGAGATAACGCAGAAAGAGGTTACTCAGCGGAAACTATTGTAGATACTATATTGAGAAGAATGCCTGATTATATAAATCATATATGCCCACAATTCAGCAAAACCGATATTAATTTCCAAAGAATTCCCACAATTGACACTTCTAATCCTTTCATATGCAGGAATATCCCAACTCCTGATGAGAGCTTTGTGATCATACATTTCAGAAAAGGGGCAAGAGAGAAATGGGGGATTGATTTTCAATACTTGCTTGGAATGATTAATGATTCATTTATGTCAAGTCCAACAAGTATCGTTGTAAATGGAGGAAAAATGGGATTCGCAATGGAACTAATTCTCACTCCAATAATTCATAAAATGATTGAGGAGAAAAATAAATAA
- the accD gene encoding acetyl-CoA carboxylase, carboxyltransferase subunit beta, which produces MSLIDWFAARRKDQFVGKVSQDTDEGDGLWVKCSECSQVAYRKDLISNFNVCSNCGHHNRINSDERINIIADKNSFKEFDSSLSPTDPLGFKDRRAYADRIKESQAGTGLRDGVVTGICSVNSMPLALAVMDFRFMGGSMGSVVGEKITRIIERATLENFPILIVCASGGARMQEGMLSLMQMAKISGALKKHKEKNLLYMPLLTHPTTGGVTASFAMLGDLILAEPKALIGFAGRRVIEQTLREKLPDNFQTAEYLLEHGFVDVIVKRKDLKDTLTKILKIHGVKELAEANI; this is translated from the coding sequence GTGTCATTAATCGACTGGTTTGCCGCAAGGCGCAAAGATCAATTTGTTGGGAAAGTTTCCCAAGATACTGACGAAGGAGATGGATTGTGGGTTAAATGTTCTGAGTGTTCGCAAGTAGCCTATAGAAAAGACCTAATATCAAATTTCAATGTTTGTAGTAATTGTGGACACCACAATAGGATTAATAGCGATGAAAGGATAAATATAATTGCTGATAAAAATTCATTTAAAGAATTTGATAGTTCACTAAGTCCTACAGATCCTTTAGGTTTTAAAGATAGAAGAGCGTATGCTGATCGAATTAAAGAAAGTCAAGCAGGTACAGGTTTAAGAGATGGAGTCGTAACAGGTATCTGTTCTGTGAATTCAATGCCTTTAGCATTAGCTGTTATGGATTTTAGATTTATGGGAGGATCCATGGGTTCAGTAGTTGGTGAAAAAATTACAAGGATAATTGAGAGAGCAACTTTGGAAAATTTTCCAATTCTTATTGTTTGCGCATCAGGCGGAGCAAGGATGCAAGAAGGTATGTTAAGTCTCATGCAAATGGCAAAAATATCTGGAGCACTAAAAAAACATAAAGAGAAAAATCTCCTATATATGCCCTTATTAACTCATCCAACTACTGGAGGGGTAACAGCCAGCTTTGCGATGTTAGGTGATTTAATTTTGGCGGAACCTAAAGCACTTATTGGATTTGCTGGAAGAAGGGTTATAGAGCAAACATTAAGAGAAAAATTACCCGATAATTTTCAAACAGCTGAATATCTGCTTGAGCATGGTTTTGTTGATGTAATTGTGAAACGAAAAGATCTCAAGGATACTCTGACTAAAATTTTAAAAATTCATGGTGTAAAAGAACTTGCAGAAGCAAATATATAA
- a CDS encoding Gfo/Idh/MocA family protein: MNSKNKKLKIAIAGLGFGKNVHLEALKESDYLTPVAIYHYEKKQKSILEKETGLDFFHDWNDLIKSPEIDGIIIATPPESRFKLAKSALENNKNLLLEKPVSISSLEIEELQRISLINNLSVCVDFEYRAVPLFLQTKKLIDENILGDIYLVKLDWLMGSRSDPKRSWNWYSLEEKGGGVIGALGTHAFDMLNWFFGEAINVSGKLATSIKKRPLPNSSDLNDVTSEDVCLANIEISNYSSNLVPCQVSLSSISKNGRGFSLEIYGSEGSLILKSENQKDYVHGFNLKFSNNENKIQNLTADLSFNFEKTWTDGRIAPVLRIQNLWAQSIINGTPVIPGLCEGLASHKVCEAIRESSKSGLNIKI; this comes from the coding sequence ATGAATTCTAAAAATAAAAAATTAAAAATAGCAATTGCTGGACTAGGGTTTGGTAAAAATGTTCATTTAGAGGCATTAAAAGAGTCTGATTACTTAACTCCTGTAGCAATTTATCATTACGAGAAAAAACAAAAATCGATATTAGAAAAAGAAACGGGCTTAGATTTTTTTCATGATTGGAATGACTTAATTAAATCTCCAGAAATTGATGGGATCATTATTGCTACCCCTCCTGAATCAAGATTTAAATTAGCAAAAAGCGCACTTGAGAACAATAAAAATTTGCTACTAGAAAAACCTGTTTCAATATCTTCCCTTGAAATTGAAGAGCTTCAGAGAATATCTTTGATTAATAATTTAAGCGTATGTGTTGATTTTGAATATAGGGCAGTACCTCTTTTCCTTCAGACAAAAAAACTTATTGATGAAAATATCTTAGGAGATATATATCTAGTCAAATTAGATTGGTTAATGGGCAGTAGATCCGACCCCAAAAGATCCTGGAATTGGTATTCATTGGAAGAAAAAGGTGGAGGAGTTATTGGCGCTTTAGGTACTCATGCATTCGATATGTTGAATTGGTTTTTTGGAGAAGCAATAAACGTGTCTGGCAAGTTAGCAACATCAATAAAAAAAAGACCTTTACCTAATTCATCTGATTTAAATGATGTTACGAGTGAAGATGTATGTTTAGCCAATATAGAAATATCAAACTACAGCTCAAATCTTGTTCCATGTCAGGTATCTTTATCATCAATTTCTAAAAATGGTAGAGGATTTAGTTTAGAAATATATGGAAGCGAAGGTTCACTAATTCTTAAAAGCGAAAACCAAAAAGATTATGTACATGGTTTTAATTTGAAATTTTCAAACAACGAAAATAAAATACAAAATCTAACTGCAGATTTAAGTTTTAATTTTGAAAAAACATGGACTGATGGAAGAATAGCTCCAGTTTTGAGAATTCAAAATTTATGGGCTCAGAGTATAATTAATGGAACACCTGTAATCCCAGGCTTATGCGAGGGACTTGCAAGTCATAAAGTTTGCGAAGCTATAAGAGAATCGTCGAAGAGCGGGTTAAATATAAAAATATAG
- the fba gene encoding class II fructose-bisphosphate aldolase (catalyzes the reversible aldol condensation of dihydroxyacetonephosphate and glyceraldehyde 3-phosphate in the Calvin cycle, glycolysis, and/or gluconeogenesis): MALVPLRLLLDHAAENGYGIPAFNVNNLEQVQAIMEAAYETDSPVILQASRGARNYAGEIFLRHLILAATETYPNIPVVMHQDHGNEPSTCYSAAINGFTSVMMDGSLEADAKTPASYEYNVAVTKKVVDFAHSVGVSVEGELGCLGSLETGKGEAEDGHGFEGELSTDMLLTDPEEAADFVAKTKVDALAIAIGTSHGAYKFTRKPTGEVLAISRIAEIHKALPNTHLVMHGSSSVPQEWLDIINKYGGEIPQTYGVPVEEIQEGIRNGVRKVNIDTDNRLAFTAAVREAAFADKANFDPRHFNKPARKYMKQVCLDRYKQFWCEGQASKIKQNSTNYFADLYAKGDLDPKVKATV; the protein is encoded by the coding sequence ATGGCCCTCGTTCCACTAAGACTACTTTTAGATCACGCTGCTGAGAATGGTTACGGTATTCCAGCTTTCAATGTTAATAATCTTGAGCAAGTTCAAGCAATCATGGAAGCAGCATATGAAACTGATAGTCCTGTAATCCTCCAAGCTTCAAGAGGGGCAAGAAATTATGCAGGAGAAATTTTCCTACGTCATCTAATCCTTGCTGCTACAGAAACATATCCTAATATTCCAGTGGTAATGCACCAAGACCACGGTAATGAGCCATCAACATGTTATTCAGCAGCAATAAATGGTTTCACATCAGTAATGATGGACGGTTCTCTAGAGGCAGATGCAAAAACACCTGCTAGTTACGAATATAATGTTGCAGTTACTAAAAAAGTAGTAGATTTTGCTCATTCAGTTGGAGTTAGTGTTGAAGGAGAGTTGGGTTGCTTAGGTTCATTAGAGACAGGAAAAGGTGAAGCGGAAGATGGTCATGGATTTGAAGGTGAACTTTCTACAGATATGCTTTTGACTGATCCTGAAGAAGCTGCAGATTTTGTAGCCAAAACAAAAGTCGATGCTTTAGCTATTGCTATAGGAACAAGTCATGGTGCTTATAAATTTACAAGAAAACCTACAGGAGAAGTTCTTGCAATAAGCAGAATTGCTGAAATTCATAAAGCACTTCCAAATACCCATCTTGTAATGCATGGATCTAGTTCGGTTCCTCAAGAATGGTTGGATATCATTAACAAATATGGCGGTGAAATCCCTCAAACATATGGTGTTCCTGTTGAAGAAATTCAAGAGGGAATAAGAAATGGAGTTAGGAAAGTCAACATTGATACTGATAACAGACTTGCTTTCACTGCCGCGGTTAGAGAGGCAGCATTTGCTGATAAGGCAAACTTCGACCCAAGACATTTCAACAAGCCTGCCAGAAAATACATGAAGCAAGTTTGTCTTGATAGATACAAGCAGTTCTGGTGCGAAGGTCAAGCAAGTAAGATCAAACAAAACAGCACTAATTATTTTGCTGATCTTTATGCAAAAGGTGATTTGGATCCAAAAGTAAAAGCTACTGTTTAA
- the purQ gene encoding phosphoribosylformylglycinamidine synthase subunit PurQ, producing the protein MDNFTVGVVVFPGSNCDRDVSWALEGCLDIRTKYLWHESSDLSDVDAIVLPGGFSYGDYLRCGAIARFSPLINALDEFVKSGKRVLGICNGFQILTESGFLPGALTANKNLNFICDDVELDIVSSKGGWFNNVDEKQTIKLPIAHGEGRYHCDSDTLKKLVDNELIALRYKNNPNGSSFDIAGITNEKGNVLGLMPHPERACDETIGGTDGLFTLKSLILK; encoded by the coding sequence ATGGATAATTTTACTGTAGGAGTTGTTGTCTTCCCTGGTTCTAATTGTGATCGTGATGTTTCATGGGCGTTGGAAGGTTGTTTAGACATAAGAACAAAATATTTGTGGCATGAGTCTTCAGATTTAAGTGATGTAGATGCAATAGTTTTACCCGGAGGATTTAGCTATGGTGATTATTTAAGATGCGGAGCAATTGCGAGATTCTCTCCATTAATAAATGCCTTGGATGAGTTTGTTAAAAGCGGGAAAAGAGTTTTAGGAATTTGTAATGGGTTTCAAATTTTGACAGAATCAGGGTTTTTGCCTGGTGCCCTTACTGCAAATAAAAATCTTAATTTCATCTGTGATGATGTTGAACTTGATATAGTTTCTTCAAAAGGAGGTTGGTTCAACAATGTAGATGAAAAACAAACAATTAAGTTGCCAATAGCGCATGGGGAAGGAAGATATCATTGTGATTCTGATACTTTAAAGAAACTTGTAGATAATGAGTTGATCGCTTTAAGATATAAGAATAATCCCAATGGATCCTCATTCGATATCGCAGGCATAACTAATGAGAAGGGAAATGTTCTTGGTTTAATGCCTCATCCAGAGCGAGCATGCGACGAGACAATTGGTGGGACTGATGGTCTCTTTACATTAAAATCATTAATATTGAAATAA
- the purS gene encoding phosphoribosylformylglycinamidine synthase subunit PurS, with protein sequence MDQFAVKVFVRLRPSVLDPAGEATKSASIKLGAEGIKSLRIGKMIEVKIEGNGEKEVREKIDLLCDRLFANTVIEDYEYSLEKL encoded by the coding sequence TTGGACCAATTTGCTGTAAAAGTTTTTGTAAGACTAAGACCCTCAGTTTTAGATCCAGCAGGGGAAGCTACCAAATCTGCTTCTATAAAACTTGGAGCCGAGGGAATTAAATCATTACGTATAGGAAAAATGATTGAGGTAAAAATAGAAGGTAATGGTGAAAAAGAAGTAAGAGAAAAAATTGATTTATTGTGTGATAGGTTATTCGCAAATACTGTTATTGAAGATTATGAGTATTCACTAGAAAAATTATAA